The Acidimicrobiia bacterium genomic interval CCTGATGGTTTCAAGAATCCGTGGATACACGGCCGGCCAGATCGATCGGCTGTCTTGAGGTTCGCCCGGTTCCCCGTCAGGCGGGGCGGGAGCGGTCATATCTTCGACCGGGACCACGATGTTGATGTCGAGTTCCTTCTCGCTTATGTCATCGACGATCGTCACCGGCCGAGGTCGCCAGATGTCGTCGGTAACCTCGCCGCCGGCCAGGAACTTCCCGATGGTCTCAAGCGGACGCTGGGTGGCGGAAAGCCCGATTCGTTGGGGTGGTCGGTGGCAAATCTCTTCGAGGCGTTCCAATGACAACGAGAGGTGGGCGCCACGCTTGGTGCCTGCCACTGCGTGTACTTCGTCGACGATGACCGTTTCGACCGATCGCAGGAATTCGCGGGCTTCGGACGTCAACAGCAGAAACAGCGATTCGGGGGTCGTGATAAGGATGTCGGGTGGCGTGCGCCGCATCCGTTGGCGCTCGTTCGCCGGCGTGTCACCGGTTCTCAACGAGGTGGTTATTTCAGGGAGTTCGCCCAACTCGAGCCGGGTGGCCGCGTGGCGAATACCCCGAAGGGGGGCTCGCAGGTTTCGCTCGACGTCATACGCCAGGGCCTTGAGCGGTGAGATGTAGAGAACCCGGCACCGGTCAGCCCGTGCAGGAACCGGAGCGTGAAGTAACCCGTCGAGTGCCCAGAGGAAGGCGGCGAGGGTTTTTCCCGACCCGGTTGGGGCATGAATGAGCGTGTGGGCGCCCTCACCGATGGCTTTCCAACCGTCCGATTGGGCAACAGTGGGTGCCTGAAAGGAAGCCTCGAACCACGCCGAGGTCGCAGGACTGAACGGAAGATCCATGCTCGTATCGTAGAAGGATCCGCCGGGTTGGCGACCGGGACGACCACAATGGCCGCATGGATATTGCAGTTAATCTCGTCGAGTCCTACCTGCGTCTCAATGGGTATCTCACGTTGAGCGAAATGGAAGTCCAGAAAAAGACGCAATCCGGACTGTATGAAACGCTCACCGACGTCGATATCGTCGCTCTGCGGTTCCCCGGGCAGATCTTTGCCGCCGATCCTCACGACGAAGACGACTGTCGCATGCTGCTCATCAACGATGACGTCCTCGAACTCGTACCTGAGACCATCGATGTCATAGTCGGTGAAGTCAAACAAGGTGAAGCCGTGTTCAATCCTGGTCTCACCCGCCACGAGGTGCTTCACACGGTGTTGCATCGGGTCGAATGGATCTATGCCGCCGAGCTCGACGAGGTGATCGGTCAGGTGACCGAATCCGGCGTTTCGATGGTGGCGGCCCGGTCCGGTGGGCTCGTCCGTACGCGGTTGGTGGCGTTTGGAAGGGCAGATGCTTCGAACCTCAATGCGGTTTCGTTATCGCACATCGTGGAGGCCATGGTTCGGTTCATGGACGAATTCGACGATGTCTTGCGTCCGGCCCAGTTCAAAGAGCCGGCCCAGGCGTTCCTTCGACTGCTCGCCAAGACAGGATTCAGCGTGACCAAGGAGGGTTAGCGGGCTGCGGCCACGAACGCCCTGGCCAAACCGGCGTCAACCGGCCCGGTGACGGGACCCATTTTCAAGGCGGAGCCCACGATGAAACCGGTGGCCCACGGTGTGAGCTCGGCAACCGAATCTGGCGTGGCTCCCGAGCCTATGAAGATAGGCGCATCGGGGATCGCCACCCGAACCCGCTGCAAATCTTTCGGGTCGGTGGCCGACCCGGTGCCGGTCCCCGATACCACGACCCCGTCAGCTCCTGAGCGCTCCCACAGGTCGATGGCGGCTTGCTCGAGCGTCAGACCTTCCGGGGGGACGGCATGTTTGACATAGACGTCCGCCAGAACGGCGATCTGTGGGCACAGTTGGGCTCGTAAACGTCCGATCTCGGCCGCCCGGCCTTCGATGATCCCCTGATCGGTGAACATCATGCTCGAGAGCACATTCACCCGGACAAAGTTCGCACCCGTGACTGCCGCGATCGCCAGCGCTGCCAGGCCATCGTTACGCAGCACGTTGACGCCGATAGGAAGATCGACCACCCGCCGGACTGCGTCAACCGCGCTGGTCATCGCCGCCACGGTTGTGGCCGGAACATTGTCCTTGAAAAAGGGAGCGTCGCCGAAGTTTTCGACCATGACCCCGCCAAAACCGGATTCGGCGAGAACCACGGCGTCAGCTTGTGCCTGGGCTACGACAGACGCCATATCACCACCGAATGATGGAGACCCCGGGAGTGGTCGCAGATGGACCATCCCGATCAGCCGGGGGAACGTCACAGTTGGACGTTGACGAGCTCAAGAGCCGTGGCGGCCATGTCGCCTTCGGTCTTGATCGTGGGAGCATCTTCGGGCTGGATGAATCCGACGGCGATCCTGCACCAGTCGGAGGCCTGGCCGCGGATTACCTGGTCCGAGTCGCGTGGCCCCAGGACCCACTTGGAGTATTTCGGGCCCATGACTTCGAGCCTGACCGTCCCGTCATATTCGACGCCGGCCTTACGAAAAGCGTATGGGAGACTCGCCAGGGCGAACCAGGCGACATGTCGGAGTCGCAGAGTGTCCTCCATCTCTTCCTCCGCACCGATGGTTTCGTCGATCTCAAGTGCGAACGACCAGGCCTCAACAAGTTTGGCGGTGGCAAACGTCCGGGCGCTCATGGTCCCGTTGAACGTTGGCACTCGAACGGAGGGGTTGGCTCGGAAGAGTTCCTCGATGACTTTCGCCCGAGCTCCTCGCCACACCTCGATGATGTCCTGGGAGCGCATTCCGTCTCCCACCCTGATCGCCTTCTTGCGGACGCCTTCAATCCCGCCGAGGGTTTCGAAGTCGACGAGCTGAGAGCCTCCTTCGGCCAGGGCGTTGTACGCGTACCGTTCGGATTCGGAGAGGTAGCTGACCAATTCATGGATGGTCCATCCATTACGGATCTTCTTTTTGTGCCAGTCGCGCGGATTGATCCGCTGTAACAGCTGATCAAGTGCCTGTTCTTCGGCCACCAGGTCGGAAAGTATTTCTCTCAAAGCAGGAATATGGTAGCTGGATTGGCTGCGGCCCGTTGGAAGATGGTCACCACGGTCGGTCCTGCTGTTCGTCAGTGAAGGGTGTGCCGGGGTGGATGATCGCGGGAGTCGCCACCCAGTCATTGACGGTATTGACCAGCGAGCGAAGCCGCCCGTAGTGGCGGCGATCAAAGTGAAGCTGAAGTCGGCTGGCTGATACATCATCGTTGTCCCGCAGCTCTGCGCTGCTCGGCTCGACGGTCTCGATTTTGCCCGACACGAGGATGTCCGAGAATCGGTCGTTGAGATCTGAAAGCTGGTCCCTGGTCGGGCCGTGGGTGATCCGCAACATCAGTTTGCCGTCCACATATCGCTGGGATCGATAGTTTGCGTAGAAGTGACAGATCTCGTCGGCCGCCGTCGTCGGATCGGTGGTGATGAGGTACAGATTCTGGTCGTCGGGCGAGATCAGTTCAGAAGCCACCAACTCATCGACGACGAATTCGTTCCATTTGGCCCAATAGTTGGATTCGCCAGAACTGACCATCACAATCGGATACAGATCAGCCTTGCCGGTCTGGATGAGCGTGAGCAACTCAAAGGCTTCGTCCATCGTGCCGAACCCTCCGGGAAAGAGGGCGAAAGCGGAAGATTCCTTGACGAATCCGAGTTTTCTGGTGAAGAAGTACTTGAAGTTGATGAGCCGATCCGGCGACACGAACGGATTGGCTTCCGACTCGAAAGGAAGTCGAATATTGACGCCATACGATGCGTCCATCCCGGCCCCTTCATTACCTGCTTCCATGATGCCAGGGCCGGCCCCGGTGATGACAGCCCAACTGCGAGCCACCATGATCTCGGCAAACTGTTTCGCCAATTGGTATTCGATCGTGGTGCTCGCGGTGCGAGCCGACCCATACATGGTCACCTTGGGCCGGTCGCGATCACGCGAAA includes:
- a CDS encoding BtpA/SgcQ family protein, whose product is MVHLRPLPGSPSFGGDMASVVAQAQADAVVLAESGFGGVMVENFGDAPFFKDNVPATTVAAMTSAVDAVRRVVDLPIGVNVLRNDGLAALAIAAVTGANFVRVNVLSSMMFTDQGIIEGRAAEIGRLRAQLCPQIAVLADVYVKHAVPPEGLTLEQAAIDLWERSGADGVVVSGTGTGSATDPKDLQRVRVAIPDAPIFIGSGATPDSVAELTPWATGFIVGSALKMGPVTGPVDAGLARAFVAAAR
- a CDS encoding maleylpyruvate isomerase family mycothiol-dependent enzyme, with the translated sequence MREILSDLVAEEQALDQLLQRINPRDWHKKKIRNGWTIHELVSYLSESERYAYNALAEGGSQLVDFETLGGIEGVRKKAIRVGDGMRSQDIIEVWRGARAKVIEELFRANPSVRVPTFNGTMSARTFATAKLVEAWSFALEIDETIGAEEEMEDTLRLRHVAWFALASLPYAFRKAGVEYDGTVRLEVMGPKYSKWVLGPRDSDQVIRGQASDWCRIAVGFIQPEDAPTIKTEGDMAATALELVNVQL
- a CDS encoding LOG family protein; the protein is MRKYDTGNEAIDAAVVALVAQAGENPNQDITAEIITTALKLYRDGATRGDLKLVNTALKEMRYSMLVFSRDRDRPKVTMYGSARTASTTIEYQLAKQFAEIMVARSWAVITGAGPGIMEAGNEGAGMDASYGVNIRLPFESEANPFVSPDRLINFKYFFTRKLGFVKESSAFALFPGGFGTMDEAFELLTLIQTGKADLYPIVMVSSGESNYWAKWNEFVVDELVASELISPDDQNLYLITTDPTTAADEICHFYANYRSQRYVDGKLMLRITHGPTRDQLSDLNDRFSDILVSGKIETVEPSSAELRDNDDVSASRLQLHFDRRHYGRLRSLVNTVNDWVATPAIIHPGTPFTDEQQDRPW